atttgtataaaattcGTGCTTCTGGGAGTCCCTGATGATTAAAACAAGATTTTCTTATGACTGCAATTTTAGAAATACGCGAAAGCAAAAATTTAGGCAGTTGCTTTTGTAACTAGATAACTAGCTGTGAAGACCGTATGCCTTTACATTGGATGACTCACTTTTACTTGCCTAATTTGGATTATGTCGTTccctaaaaaaataatgattaatatgagtattttactACAATAtccatattaattaattaatgtatagTATTAGATCTTGAGAAATAATTTAAGGAATAAGTAATTACTATTGGgtgtaaaacatgaaaaaattatattattttttcttgatatgttaGTGATTACAAgaacttaaaattttaattttggaaTAGTGAACAAATAAAGTGAACAGAGAGTAATTTGATTGGCATGAGTTTGGGCTCATTCTTGAATCTTTGACCTGTATATCAGCGTATAACAACTGTATATCGGCTCCTTTTTACCACATTTTAGCTTCCTTTTAAATCAATTTAGTAATATATGATGCAGCTTTTGATTCATGTGTATGGAATCTTAGATTTCACATAATACTAGCCATGTTGTAATTTGGTTTACAATTAAGTTGTAGTTTAAATCATTGAGAAGCAATCATTTTTTGGTTTGAAAATTTTCTTGAGGTCTCTGTCTTGCGGTTGAGAGAATTTCATATGTGGTTGAAATTTTCTATTTGTTTTCATGCCAACAAGAGCAGCAATTTTGGTAAAAATCTTTGGGTTCGTGGTGTCATGATGAAAGCTATATTACTTAAAACTTCATGGAAAGACTTCCATTATATACAAAAGGATGTAGTGAGTGAAGAAACATAAATTTATACAACTTTGTAATTCTCTcatatcaaaataattattgcTTTCgcaaaaataaacttaaaaaataaCTCCAAAATAAGTGTCGCCTTAAATGCAAGACAAAATAGTATGTTTTTCCAACTATATCCTTGTACTCCATCTTCATATATAATAGCGTTCAATTTTAAAGAGACATTTATTAAACAGGGGCAGTTTAGTAAACTATTTTCCGTATTTATTAATGTTTCTTAATGAAGGTGGTTTTTGCTAAAATGACACTTATTTTTTAATGTACACATATTTTACATTTATCTTAGTgggataaaaaatttatttttgacagatcctcgattaaaaaaaaaagtttccgACGTAGGAAGCAAATGTACCAAATAAGTATAGCAACAAATATTATTAAACGAGAACTAGTGTATAAGTATAACATATTACTTATGTATTCATTTCTATTCCACACTAAAAGAGAATTTTTTAAGCAAAAAGGTAAATGAACTGAggaactttttaaaaaaattataatttgcactatcacattttttttcccctttcttttagGGTAATTTCCCTTTCTATACCAAAACGAACAAAGTTACTCCTGACAATTCtgaataataactaaaaagaaaaaggccAAACCAAAAAGGTTTTTGTTTTTTGCAGTATCAATTTTCCCCTTCTTGTAGGGCAATTACACCCTTTTTGTACCACAACAAACAAAGTAACAACTTTGAATAATAATTCTATTTAAAAAAAGGTTTTCCTTTAGAAAAATGGCAAATCAAAAGATAATAAAATGCTTACGCAAATTATCTATCAATTTCCTCCCTTTTCATCAATTCAAGTAAGAAATCATTCCACACATCAATTGGGCCTGGCAAACACCAATGGACACAATCATTTGATAATGTAACGTTTGGATTGGGCCAATGCCCATATTTACTCGGATGGCCATCTGGTCTCAACAACATTGGTTGTGTTGCATCAAATAGCCTAAATTTCAAATCTCTGTTTTTCCCTTGTTTTTGAGCAACCGTTAGTTCTTGCAATTGAATCTTATAAAACTCTAAGTTATAATCCTCCAACATCTTTTCTTTCCTCTTAAATGGGATCGTCCTAACACAATCTCCTCCTTTATCCCAAACCCCGTCTTCAAAATGAGATGGTGCAAATGTCCTCAAAAATGTCACACCCTTATAATTTTCCAAACTATTAATGGCCCGAAAAGCCGTTTGAAAAGCCCTCTGGTAGCTGAAAAAGGATGTCATTTGGCTAACATTGGGTTGTGAACAGAAAAGGCAGCCAACGAGGGTGTGGTTTAAGTAAAACATAGTTGGACGGAAAAACCAATGGCCAGCTGAGATGATCACATAATCAAAATCCTGGATTTTAGTGGTCCAAGATTCATCAAGTTCATCGAGATATAAATTGAAAGGTTGATATATATTGTTGGGTTCGGTTTTATTTGCTTTTACCAGATAGGGTGTCCAAAATATGGACATGTTGAAGTTGTAATCTCTATATTCCCAACGTCTATTTTCTTGATCTGTCGAATTTGAAACATCTATAGGGTACATAACCTGAAATCAAAATTACGATATAGTATTTAATGAATTTTACGAATTACTATGATAAGGGTGGAGAAATTAaacaacattcttgaaaaagcAATATACTACCACGAAATTgaactataaaataaaaaaggaccaCTTTATTGTATATCACAAGTAGAGTTGTCAatacatatcaaaatcaaaatcgaaTACCTAGCAGTGGGCAACTAGTTGATTTGGACCTCAACCCTTTACTCTTACCACAATTAATGTAGCTATCAAAATCAAAATGATTAAAAAGGGATATTTTTGGGTTCCAAAATTTTTGACATGTCATTGTTTTGATAATAGGACATTGAGACCTAAACAATTTCTTGTATTCCAATGTTGGATCCTCATTTTATATTATCATGAATCTGGTGTTCAACTTTTAACGTGTAGATAGGTATTAGAGTCTCATATTGGTTCAAAATGTGGATTGTTGTCTCCTTAATAATATGCTTTTGGACAATATTCATCCTATgaactatttataaattttaattaagcGCAAGGTCCACCACTTTATTGCAAGTGACCAAGTTTAAGAGCCCATTTGGCATTATTGTTGGGGGAGTTAAAAACACTTATTTTGAAGGGAAAAAAGCACTTTTGGAAAATCAAGGTGACCAATCAGTAAAACTGCTTTAGATGAAAATAGTAAGAAGAAGATAAAAAATTTTGCTTCTTAAAAAAGTAGAAGCAGGAATTTCctttttccaaaaccaaaatatcCTGCCATATATACACATTTACCAGTATATCCcttatattcatttattttgtggtgaatttttttatgtagtgatttaatttgtggaatggtttttaaatttattttgcttgatatttttaattatattaaatcATCGTGTTAATATTACATTAATATTTAATAAGTTTTTTTAATCTATGTACAATATTAattgaaattttaaataatattaatattaaaactGCATTGATACTTGTTTTTTTTTCGTAATTTGACTCTCAAAAGCACttctaaaaaaaatagtcaaacaTAATCTGCTTAtcaaaagtatttttcaaatgaattagacttttttttttcaaagcaCTTTTCTTAAAAGCCAttataaaaaaagttatttctaTTAATAAGCAGTTTTTGCCAGCTGGGCGCATTTCCAACTAGTATAATACGTAATTTATAAGATACTGCATTGTTAGGTGTTAGCTAGTTAATCAGTTGTTGACTTGTTAGTCTGTTCTTAAGCTAAATAGTTATGAATTATTATAATTAGGATGccgtttttattttttaaatttctagtCAATGTGAGGAAAAATAAAGTGGAAGCTAGAAAGAAAAACGTTCTAGATCCATAATTTACTACGTACATTGTCAACTTTAAAACGTGTTACTATATAATATTGTTAGTGGATGAAGCATAAACTAATGCCTTGCCTTTTTCCAAAATAATATTCATCAAgaagaaatattcaaaatctGACGTcagcatataatttttttaatccttAAAAAcaatcatgttttttttttcttcataattgaTTTTCTAGTTTTTGATTTATATTAATGTAGAACAAGGATGTAAAACATGTAACTTAATGCAAAACACAATTTCTAGGATAAATAAATGAGAAGTCAACCAAAATATATCACAGTAAACCAAGTTTGAATGTAGAGGTGACCTTCTGATTAATTAGATATGTTATAAGTATTTAATTACAAAGATCCAATCTTCAATTCCCTAGTGATTTTAGATCtaattaatttcttcccatATAGAAGGATATAATCAAACTCTTATTGCATGTGGAAACTGAAATTATGTCAAAGTTTTTTAGAGTCAACGAAGAACAGTACTAATTAAGGGATTAATACACTTAATCCTCAAAGGTCAGACAATATATATGGAAAAGTGCTTAAATATGGAAACAAGTTGCATGGATGAAATGAATCTCTccgtaaaaataaaataaaaaatctccgTGAGTGGCGTTTGATTAGTTACtaaattataagaaaacataatgctaatatatactaaaaatagatttaaattttttaatcttaAACACTCCATGACCATTTATGTTTCCGACTAGCAAATTTCGATGGAAATCTAGGgaatttttgttttttagtAGCTCATAAAATTTCTTGTACTTCTTATATCCTAAATTATGTGATACACTATTTTTTATTATCTAAAAAATATATCacattatataaaaatagttttaactttaaaaattcatatttacacttaatataatcacataaatatatAAGATTGATTTTAGATtataagtttcaaaaaaaaattattttctcgtTTAAATTTAGTGTCAAATAGTACTATATTAATtgacatgaaaaaaatatagatttaaAGAATTCAACAATACATATAACAAAAAGTTTTGTTCATATTTTTAGGCGAAGGAGATTCAATTGACCCCGTTCATGCCTATAACTCCACCATTGATTAAAGGTCAAGTGAAAggtctaaaattaaaaaaaaattacaaatataAAAAGTAGTTGTACCAAATAAAATAGAGGGAATAGTAAATTAACCAATCGGTCTCACCCCACCAAACCAAATTTAAAAAGCAAtacaataaacaacaataatatatccAGTGAAATTCAGTAGGTTTTGGTGAGGGTAGACTGTACGCAAACTTTATTACTATCTCGTGAAGGTAGAGATCAGGTTATTTCCAAAAGATCCTCTGTTTAAGTGGAAAAATAGAATAAGGGTTTTTACTAAATGACAAGACGATAATATTGTTGATGAGAAGTTACCTTAGACAATAGGCATATCAACGATTGCATATGATTTCTTGCAACTGAATCTCCAACAAAGGCTAATGATTTTCCCCTAACAATTTCAAGAAATTGATGTGCATCAAATATTGGTAGCTCACATCCATCTGGTTTCCATTTCCACTTCAAGAAATCAGTATCAGGCCTCCCATATTTCATGCAATTTTGATGTTCTTGAATTGCAAAACATGTCATATTTGTATAATATGGACCTTCTTGATTTTCTACCCATTCCCCTAAAAATAAATCGCATTTTTCATCATCAGTACCATTAATAATAATTCTTGCTTCATGAGGCGCCGCCACGGAGACATGTTCATCACTACTTTTGGTCACGTTAATTTGTTGTGTTGTAATACTATTGCTGGATTGGTGTAGAGTGTGATAATCTGGAAGTGGtaccaaagaagaagaaagaatttGTGAGAGTTTTTTATGGTGCATAGAGGGATAATATATAGGGATGAGAGTGAATAAGATAGCGAGGGCGACGAAGGGGGCAATTTTTGTAGCATTTTTCTTTCGTGTTTTTAGCTGAAGATCTTGGAAATTCatggagaaagaaagagagaagaagaaaaagagatgtGGACTAGTGAAAGAAGAAACAATaaggataaaaaaaaaaaaagaggaactTTTAAAGTTGCTAATGCTAAATTCAGCAAACAAATTATTGCCATGTGTTGAATTAGAATTAAGTAAGACAGAAAGGCCAAGACATGAGGAAATTCGTATAGCCGTCTTAGTTTCCTTCCtctaattttgaaaattacgtTTGTATTTGAGTGATCTAATTACAAAATTTGTATAAACGTAATACATAACCAATGTATACTTCAAcaatttctatatatattttataaattagttGAACGAGTTGCACATATATGACAAGTATCccctaattttgaaaaatagcttatttaaaaaaaaaaatattgctacCTCAGTTTGTATGGCATGTTTAACTTGGAAGAAAGTTAACGGGGAAAAAAGACTTGTCATGTATCAATTGCCAAGGGTACTAGTAAAACTTCATGATATTTCtgttaaatttgaaattaaaatgtttgtaaatataaaataatttttttttaaagaatcaCCCTTTTTGACAGACAAAAGGAAAATCATATGAAACAGAAGGACGCACTAAAAAGCACAATCCAAAAGGTGTTGGGCATTCAGAtcatgtttttcttcttcttttgggtTGGATAAAGAGATCATATGGTctaatttcctttatttttattgcatatttaaatatattatttcattatatgtAAGAATTAAAcgtgtaaaaaaataaattatcatcCCATTCTAtgatgaaactaaaaaaaattcacatcGAACAGGGAAGTGAAGGTGGGCCAACTTTATAATCATATAGTTAATTCAATAATTGGAATTCTGACTCAAAACACTAAATTATATGTTTTGAGTTTGTTTCTCAGCCACAGATCCTCCTGGTGatctaaataaaaagaaagatttaAAAGAAGGAAAGCATTTTTCAGAATAAACTCCTATTCATGTATTATGTCCTTTGAATTTGTTCCTTTCTGTCTAACCAATCAATTCCTTCAACAAATTTTTAATTGGATGAAGATAATGAAGGATGGAATAATCAAGAAAAGAGACAATAGGAGGGATTTTGTTTTTAGTAAAGAGACATCTGGTGGTGGTCCAGTTAGTACATACTGCAACTTTATTAAATGGgtttaaatcaattttttataatatgatTGATTTAATCTATAATTATAGATAATTTCTCATAAATAAACATGGATAACAGAGGAAGTATAAACATTATTCTAACTTTCGCATTAAATTGCTCATTCTTATCGTATTCCTATAGTTCACTACTAACAAACAGGTAAGAACTAGTGACAAACAAATTATGTTGCTAAATAGTAATAATTCATTGTTTTATTATTTAGCAATAGATTAATAATGAATTTTTCGAAATGGTATTTAGTCAGTTGGTTGGTTCTTCTTTTGCAGGTAATTAACGAAATTCCTTAGCGTACATCACTCGCCAAGCCAAGATGTCACATTTCAAATTACACTTGTCAACAACTCCAAATATATTGATCACTTAACCACATCAAATCCAGTTTGTCTTTTCCAAAACAAAAGAGTTTAATTGCCTCAGAAGACCTTTTTGTCTCTCAAAATATATCCTTGAAACCATGTGAAATTAACTGACATCGGACACAAATGAAGAGAAGTGCTCCATATAAGACCCCAGCTATTGTTACGCTTACAAGGAGTCGAGTTTCCGAACACGTCTAATAGTCTTAAAAGACAAATTAATAATGGAATGTAAAGCAACATAGAGAAGATTCATAAAGAAAATTCTTATTAGTTAATTGATTGACTAGGTACAGGAATATATTGTAGACAGTGCAATATTTTGTCAAAGTTTCTCAAGTTTAAAAGGACCAACTTATGGGGAAAAAACAATTTACTTACCAAAAACTGTGTGATGCCTGCAGCATGTAGGAGCCTATTTAGTAATCTGCTGATTATTTGATGAATTTAGCTTCAGAATAATAACAAGGTTTGGTCATTGTGCAGAAAAACAAGAGTCTAATATCATGAGCCAACAGTTTAAGTTTTTAGTATTAGACTCCAGGAGAGAAATGATGTCTTAGCTCAGGAGCTTTGTCCATCGAATGATTTCTACATAGTTCGTACTGTTACAAGTGGACCAAGCATGTCCCACATATCCAGGAGTCAACCTGTCCATATACATCCCAAAGGGGGAGGTTGACACCTTGCTTTTCCTCTTTTTGTTTCCTATGGTAGCTTCTAGTTTTAAGATCAGCTTATGGCTTATGCATACCTCCAAGCATGCAAATTACCAGTTACGACGGTAAAGCCTTTGTAGATCCTTGCAGTGCATGCATGTCCATGGAAACAATGGAGGATCCAAACAATAGGAATGAATACAGAGAGTCTCGCAGAGATGACATTTGACTAGTAGGTCCTCTGGTTCTCGACAAGAGCAATGACAACAGACTGGAGTTCTTGATGACTACATAAACCAAAATAACCACACAAAAAAATGAGCTCGGGAAACTGAAACACAAGATGCAAACACATAACATATTTCACCCATGTTCATGAATGTTTGGATAGACACAAGTTTTAGCAAAAAAGTTAAAGCAACTCAGGCAAATCATCAGAACATGTAGTATAAGCAATGCATTGACACAAATTACTCAACAATCTTCTCATATTGAAAAAATAACAGAGCTGTTTTGCTATTCAATTCTATCCAAACTAGCCCAAAGGGCAGCTTTTTGATGTACCACTCTGTTACTCTTTTTATTAGGAGATTTCAACCACAACAGCCATTAAGGATATACAATGACAATACATATGGAACTCAAAGCAGGAGTCACCTCCAACATTCAGTCCAAATCTCGTTCCATAATTTCAAGTGAGATACTTTAACCTACTGTTTGCTTTGTGTTCTTGCTATTTTGCAGTCGTCATTTCCTTTATATCCTGCTTTGATTACACTTCTTTTATGCCAAGGGTGTATGGAAACAATCTCTCTCTATCCCACAAATGTAGGGGTAAGGACTCTgcacatcctaccctccccagaccccacttgtgggattacattgggtatgttgttgtatactTTAACCTACATCTTTGGCTTCAACCTATATTGACTGGATGTAAGTTTTCAACTGTAAAATTGTTTTCTTGGTTACTGGTTTTTGAAAAGTCTACAGTGCCAAGGGGAATAGCCCTAAGTTGGCTGTGGACAGGTATTCCTACAAGTAACCATGCTTCAAGAACAGTGTGAGGACAACTCTTTACTACtaaatttgaagaatcagatgAGCATCAGAAGTAGTGGAAGTAAGAATCCTACTTTGATCTATAAAACAAAATAGCATGATACAGGCAACTCAATGTCCCAGTCACACTCCTTACACCAAATTAGGGAAATGATTAGGCTATTCATGCATCCGACTTAAGGCAGTTAAATAATACTTCAAGTGTGACCTTTGTCTGCACCTGTAGGAAGAGAAGGCCCACGGGTGCAGAAAAGGTATCCAATAGTATGGTAATACATGTTAGTTGGTGACAATGATGAGATATAGATATTCACATCAATGGACAGCACAAACAAACAGGAGGTGATGTTCTCCGCATTACAGAATAGAATGAGAACTGCCGTTGAACTTACATTAGAAGGTAACCTTGGTGTTACACCCTCGGGAAGTATATATATGTCCATTTCTGGATTCTGCTCCGGAATAGTTTGGGTGTATATCCTTTGATCAGCAGGAATTGCATCATCAACCTTTCTAATGGCAACAAAACTTGCCTTGCACAAAGGGCATGTTGATACTTTTCTGCTTGATGCCTATAATGGGGGCATTATGAAAGGTAGATATCAGTTGAAACAAAAAGAAACATCCAAGAATCAAAAGTTGCACTTGCATGCATAAATGACATTATAAGTCTCATCATGATGACATGCCAAAATTGGAagtgaaaagaaaaggaaacttccACCAGACAGAAGAGAAGATTTACCATATGATTGGCCCACGTCTGGATGCATGAGAAACAAAATCGATGACCACAGGGAAGCGCCCCCCTGGATGAACTAAAATCTGTCCAACATATGACACAGGATAATGTGGTTGATGTAGACACTTTGCAAGTATTATCAGTCTCATTTTGGACCTCATCAATAGCTGGGCATGGCTCTTGTTGATTTCCAGTAAGATTAGAGGAGGCACTTTCTATTTGTAAACTCTGATCACCATTATCAAGAGGTCTGTTAACTTCAGTTTCCTCAATACCATCCAGGTCTATTCTAATTGGCTCCGGCTGATGGCAGCTAAAACCAGATCCATGCCTGTTGTTCACAGAGTTTTCCGGCATTTCAACATCCAAGTTGTAAAACTGTGCTGAAGTTTCAAGTTCTTGACGAGCTTGTAGTCGGAATCTCTGTTTCTCTGAACCTGAAATAATTTCCAGAAGATCCCCACTAGTGTTCTTCTTCACCAATCTACGACTTCTGCGAGAAGTTTCAGAAAATTCAGAACTTCTCTTATTGGATTTAAAGGAAGCTGAAGAGGGAAAATTCAGTTCTTCAATCTACAtgaaaaatattaggaaaagaaGAGTATCAACTAAAGTTTCAAAAGTAATGTAATAAATAATGACAGTCTGACTGTTAATACCTCTATCTTGTGTGAGCCATGTAAAGAGTGCTTATCGGAACAATATTTGCTGCTGGAGGGGTGATCCTCATTCGTAATATTGGCCTTTGATTTCCTCCTTGGTCTATCCTTGTATTTACCCATCTCAGGAAATAAATTCTGCAACCAGTAGCATTCAGGCAAGAAATGAAGTTGCGTTCTATAATTCTTTTATATAGATGTGTTTCAGCATACATTTTGCAGTACAATATATATCCAATACCTAGAACCATAGAGAAAATTGGACGAACATtctatacaaaaaaatattgtaaaattGGGAATGCAAATGTAAAAACTATATATGCACACTTGATTTAAACTGAAACAATGTGTTGTTTCCCTTAATTACCTAAAATTCATGTGCTAGTTCAAtgaaaattcttcaaatttctttttatttttgatttggCAACTGATCTTTCAGCTCCTTTTACTGAAAGAAGAAAGTAAAGTTTTTGTCTACTGCTCAATCAGACCAAACTTGAAACTTGTATGAGTCGTTTGAAATATGGAACAAAGAAAAGTAAGAACATCTCTATTCAAAAACACAAATctattttacatgaaaatgcTAAAGCAATAGAATGATGAAATCAGCCAGG
The sequence above is a segment of the Solanum dulcamara chromosome 11, daSolDulc1.2, whole genome shotgun sequence genome. Coding sequences within it:
- the LOC129873814 gene encoding uncharacterized protein LOC129873814 encodes the protein MEEEEVNRRYNKERGPLPIRGMESVIATVSGYHGTERFNLIKLIDKSGASYVGSMNQSITHLVCWKFEGKKYELAKKFKMSIINHKWVEDCIKEGKRLPESPYKFQCGQEVGPLILDSTLSTETIQLNHSKKPAIHIESEEDFNSWTDSTLLKENLFPEMGKYKDRPRRKSKANITNEDHPSSSKYCSDKHSLHGSHKIEIEELNFPSSASFKSNKRSSEFSETSRRSRRLVKKNTSGDLLEIISGSEKQRFRLQARQELETSAQFYNLDVEMPENSVNNRHGSGFSCHQPEPIRIDLDGIEETEVNRPLDNGDQSLQIESASSNLTGNQQEPCPAIDEVQNETDNTCKVSTSTTLSCVICWTDFSSSRGALPCGHRFCFSCIQTWANHMASSRKVSTCPLCKASFVAIRKVDDAIPADQRIYTQTIPEQNPEMDIYILPEGVTPRLPSNSSRTPVCCHCSCREPEDLLVKCHLCETLCIHSYCLDPPLFPWTCMHCKDLQRLYRRNW
- the LOC129874880 gene encoding protein trichome birefringence-like 19 yields the protein MNFQDLQLKTRKKNATKIAPFVALAILFTLIPIYYPSMHHKKLSQILSSSLVPLPDYHTLHQSSNSITTQQINVTKSSDEHVSVAAPHEARIIINGTDDEKCDLFLGEWVENQEGPYYTNMTCFAIQEHQNCMKYGRPDTDFLKWKWKPDGCELPIFDAHQFLEIVRGKSLAFVGDSVARNHMQSLICLLSKVMYPIDVSNSTDQENRRWEYRDYNFNMSIFWTPYLVKANKTEPNNIYQPFNLYLDELDESWTTKIQDFDYVIISAGHWFFRPTMFYLNHTLVGCLFCSQPNVSQMTSFFSYQRAFQTAFRAINSLENYKGVTFLRTFAPSHFEDGVWDKGGDCVRTIPFKRKEKMLEDYNLEFYKIQLQELTVAQKQGKNRDLKFRLFDATQPMLLRPDGHPSKYGHWPNPNVTLSNDCVHWCLPGPIDVWNDFLLELMKREEIDR